Proteins encoded in a region of the Pseudomonas putida genome:
- a CDS encoding urea transporter, whose protein sequence is MYTKNFVNPCPDWATALLNGFSQVLLLRNPLCGLCCLLAILLTAPNLVGGALLGALAGLLTAQARGYDRADRQAGLYCYNGVLIGILISAVLPWSAILPPLIIAAGGLSSIITHQWRKRGGKLLVAYTAPFVLLGWGTLLVVSPSPSGFVEADPLYALARGVGQIFLLDQPLAGLLIIVGMFIANPYAALWAVIGSAIGGGVALLADQAQGAWLGLYGFNGALAALAFSRQGEKPWVTLLAIALALLLQPLFKLLPVPGLTAPFVAACWLMHLGSHLAQPRQRNASRLHG, encoded by the coding sequence ATGTACACCAAAAATTTCGTCAACCCGTGCCCCGACTGGGCCACGGCGTTACTCAACGGCTTCAGCCAGGTGCTGCTGCTGCGCAACCCCCTGTGCGGCCTGTGCTGCCTGCTGGCCATCTTGCTGACCGCACCCAACCTGGTCGGCGGCGCGCTGCTTGGCGCCCTGGCCGGCCTGCTCACCGCCCAGGCACGCGGCTATGACCGTGCCGATCGCCAGGCCGGGCTTTACTGCTACAACGGCGTACTGATCGGCATTCTGATCAGCGCCGTACTGCCCTGGTCGGCCATCCTTCCACCACTGATCATCGCCGCCGGCGGCCTGTCCAGCATCATCACCCACCAGTGGCGCAAGCGAGGCGGCAAGTTGCTGGTCGCCTATACCGCGCCATTCGTGCTGCTGGGCTGGGGCACACTGCTAGTCGTCAGCCCCTCGCCCAGCGGCTTCGTCGAAGCTGACCCGCTGTACGCGTTGGCCCGCGGCGTGGGCCAGATCTTCCTGCTCGACCAGCCCTTGGCCGGGTTGCTGATCATCGTCGGCATGTTCATCGCCAATCCCTATGCGGCGCTGTGGGCGGTGATCGGCTCGGCCATTGGCGGCGGGGTGGCGTTGCTCGCCGACCAGGCACAGGGAGCGTGGCTGGGTTTGTATGGCTTCAATGGCGCACTGGCGGCACTGGCCTTCAGCAGGCAAGGTGAAAAACCTTGGGTAACGCTGCTGGCGATAGCGTTGGCCCTGCTGTTGCAACCGCTGTTCAAGCTGCTGCCAGTGCCTGGCCTGACCGCCCCCTTCGTTGCCGCCTGCTGGCTGATGCACTTGGGCAGTCACCTGGCGCAACCCAGGCAGCGCAACGCCAGCCGCTTGCACGGCTGA
- a CDS encoding ion transporter produces MNNPASLRERLFVIVFQTDTVAGRRFDKILLLIILASLVTVILDSIDEVHQGYAGLLAGIEWGFTAIFLAEYITRLYCSPKPLRYAFSFYGLVDLLAIVPGILALYYSDAQYLLIIRVIRMLRIFRVLKLSPYLKQAHYLMEALRGSKQKIIVFLVTVSTLVTVFGTLMYVIEGPEHGFTSIPKGIYWAIVTLTTVGFGDIVPKTPLGQVLSSLVMITGYSIIAVPTGIFTAELANAMRGEQLQHDCPTCHKKTHEHGAAFCSRCGNGLFPKA; encoded by the coding sequence ATGAACAACCCAGCGAGCCTGCGCGAGCGGCTCTTCGTCATCGTCTTCCAGACCGACACCGTAGCCGGTCGCCGCTTCGACAAGATCCTGTTGCTGATCATCCTGGCCAGCCTGGTCACGGTGATCCTCGACAGCATCGACGAGGTGCACCAAGGCTACGCCGGCCTGCTGGCCGGCATCGAGTGGGGCTTTACCGCGATCTTCCTGGCCGAATACATCACCCGCCTGTACTGCTCGCCCAAGCCGCTGCGCTATGCCTTCAGTTTCTACGGCCTGGTCGATTTACTGGCGATCGTGCCGGGGATCCTCGCGCTGTACTACAGCGACGCCCAGTACCTGCTCATCATCCGGGTCATCCGGATGCTGCGGATCTTCCGTGTACTCAAGCTCAGCCCGTACCTCAAGCAGGCCCATTACCTGATGGAGGCGCTACGCGGCAGCAAGCAGAAGATCATCGTGTTCCTGGTGACGGTATCGACGCTGGTGACAGTGTTCGGCACGCTGATGTACGTGATCGAAGGGCCTGAGCATGGTTTTACCAGCATCCCCAAAGGCATCTACTGGGCCATCGTTACCCTGACCACCGTGGGCTTTGGCGACATCGTGCCGAAGACCCCGCTGGGGCAGGTGCTGTCGTCGCTGGTGATGATTACCGGTTACTCGATCATTGCCGTGCCGACCGGCATCTTCACCGCCGAGCTGGCCAATGCCATGCGAGGGGAGCAGCTGCAGCATGATTGCCCGACCTGCCACAAGAAGACCCACGAGCATGGGGCGGCGTTCTGTTCTCGCTGTGGGAATGGGTTGTTTCCCAAAGCGTGA
- a CDS encoding sulfate ABC transporter substrate-binding protein, with the protein MKKLFTASLLAAGLALGNLAQAAPTLLNVSYDVMRDFYKDYNPAFQKHWEAEHNEKVNVQMSFGGSSKQARAVIDGLPADVITMNMATDINALADNGKLVPDNWVTRLPNNSAPFTSATVFIVRKGNPKALKDWPDLLKDGVQVIVPNPKTSGNGRYTYLSAWGYVLKQGGDESKARDFVGKLFKQAPVLDTGGRAATTTFMTNQIGDVLVTFENEAEMIAREFGRDQFEVVYPSVSAEAEPPVTVVDKVVARKGTQAVAEEYLKYLWSPAAQEIAANNYLRPRDATVLAKYTDRFPKVDFLSVEKTFGDWRTVQKTHFNDGGVFDQIYTNQ; encoded by the coding sequence GTGAAAAAACTCTTCACCGCCTCGCTGCTCGCCGCAGGCCTGGCCCTGGGCAACCTCGCCCAGGCCGCCCCCACCCTGCTCAACGTTTCCTACGACGTGATGCGCGACTTCTACAAGGACTACAACCCGGCCTTCCAGAAGCACTGGGAAGCCGAGCACAACGAGAAGGTCAACGTGCAGATGTCCTTCGGCGGCTCGAGCAAGCAGGCCCGTGCAGTGATCGATGGCCTGCCGGCCGATGTCATCACCATGAACATGGCCACCGACATCAACGCCCTGGCCGACAATGGCAAGCTGGTGCCCGACAACTGGGTAACCCGCCTGCCGAACAACAGCGCGCCGTTCACCTCGGCCACTGTGTTCATCGTGCGCAAGGGCAACCCGAAAGCCCTCAAAGACTGGCCCGACCTGCTCAAGGACGGTGTCCAGGTGATCGTGCCCAACCCGAAAACCTCGGGTAATGGCCGCTATACCTACCTGTCGGCCTGGGGCTACGTACTCAAGCAAGGCGGCGATGAAAGCAAAGCCCGCGACTTCGTCGGCAAGCTGTTCAAACAGGCACCCGTGCTGGACACCGGTGGCCGTGCCGCCACCACCACGTTCATGACCAACCAGATCGGTGACGTGCTGGTCACCTTCGAGAACGAAGCCGAGATGATCGCCCGCGAGTTCGGCCGCGACCAGTTCGAAGTGGTCTACCCAAGCGTATCGGCCGAAGCCGAGCCACCGGTGACGGTGGTCGACAAGGTGGTGGCCAGAAAAGGCACCCAGGCCGTGGCCGAGGAATACCTGAAGTACCTGTGGTCACCCGCAGCCCAGGAGATCGCCGCCAACAACTACCTGCGCCCGCGTGATGCGACGGTACTGGCCAAGTACACCGACCGCTTCCCGAAAGTGGACTTCCTGTCGGTGGAGAAAACCTTCGGTGACTGGCGTACCGTGCAGAAGACCCACTTCAATGATGGTGGGGTGTTTGACCAGATCTATACCAACCAATAG
- a CDS encoding MFS transporter has product MFNTYQRWLVLAVLSFALLLVAIDMTVLYIALPTLTHALGASTSEKLWIINMYPLVVAGLLLGAGTFGDRIGHQRLFVIGLVLFGAASLLAAFAPSSVLLILARGALGVGAAAMMPATLAIISLTFEDERERGFAIGVWTAVASGGAAIGPLIGGALLEHFWWGSVFLINVPIVLVALVLSLLLIRNTQQANAGPWDLLGSLQAMVGLISLAYLIKEFAKPEPSLVAALGALAICAGFGWMFVRGQRKRGFPLIDLQIFRSPAFSSAVIASLAAAGCLMGINLVLSQRLQLVVGLSPLETGLYFLPLSVGAIVAGPLSGWLLPKVRCDRFLVLALLIYAGAIGLFMYSFSQSVALQLLLLFVMGACVGASMTGASTTIMASAPPERAGMAASAEEISYELGGGLGIAFMGSLMSVVYSRSLVVPEQAADAARLQDGIDSALAAAAQMPAPLGQEIAVNARLAFDQAVSSVMMATVGVLVVIALLVFVNFRRYSTVSAEQQVSS; this is encoded by the coding sequence ATGTTCAACACTTACCAGCGATGGCTCGTATTGGCCGTCCTGTCCTTCGCCTTGCTATTGGTTGCGATCGACATGACGGTCCTTTACATCGCCTTGCCCACACTTACCCATGCGCTCGGGGCATCTACCTCCGAAAAGCTGTGGATCATCAACATGTATCCTCTGGTCGTCGCCGGCCTGTTGCTGGGTGCTGGCACCTTCGGTGATCGCATCGGCCACCAGCGATTGTTCGTGATCGGCCTTGTGCTGTTCGGTGCGGCGTCGCTTCTGGCTGCATTCGCGCCATCTTCCGTGCTGCTAATCCTGGCTAGGGGCGCGCTGGGCGTCGGTGCGGCGGCCATGATGCCGGCCACGCTGGCGATCATCAGCCTGACCTTCGAGGATGAGCGTGAGCGTGGTTTTGCCATCGGCGTCTGGACGGCCGTGGCTTCAGGTGGTGCAGCGATTGGTCCGCTGATAGGGGGGGCGCTGCTCGAGCATTTCTGGTGGGGTTCCGTGTTTCTGATCAACGTGCCCATCGTGCTGGTGGCCCTGGTGTTGTCCTTGCTGCTGATCAGGAACACGCAACAGGCCAACGCCGGGCCATGGGACTTGCTTGGCTCCCTTCAGGCGATGGTAGGGCTCATCAGCCTGGCGTACCTGATCAAGGAATTCGCCAAGCCCGAGCCCTCGCTGGTGGCGGCGCTGGGGGCGTTGGCCATCTGCGCGGGCTTCGGCTGGATGTTCGTGCGCGGGCAGCGCAAGCGTGGTTTTCCGTTGATCGACCTGCAGATTTTCCGCAGCCCCGCGTTCTCCTCTGCGGTCATCGCCAGCCTGGCCGCGGCCGGCTGCCTGATGGGCATCAACCTGGTACTGAGCCAGCGCCTGCAACTGGTTGTCGGGCTATCCCCGCTCGAGACCGGCCTTTATTTCCTGCCCCTTTCCGTGGGAGCGATCGTGGCCGGTCCGTTAAGCGGCTGGTTGCTGCCCAAGGTTCGTTGTGATCGGTTCCTGGTGCTCGCACTGTTGATCTACGCCGGTGCCATTGGCCTGTTCATGTACAGTTTCAGCCAGTCGGTCGCCCTGCAACTGCTGCTGCTGTTCGTCATGGGTGCTTGCGTAGGGGCGAGTATGACCGGGGCGTCCACCACCATCATGGCCAGCGCGCCGCCGGAGCGAGCGGGGATGGCCGCTTCGGCCGAGGAAATTTCCTACGAGCTGGGAGGAGGGTTGGGCATCGCCTTCATGGGTAGCCTGATGTCGGTGGTGTACAGCCGCTCGCTGGTCGTGCCCGAGCAGGCCGCCGACGCGGCGCGCCTGCAGGACGGGATCGACAGCGCGCTGGCCGCTGCCGCGCAAATGCCCGCCCCGCTGGGGCAGGAAATCGCTGTGAATGCGCGATTGGCGTTCGACCAAGCGGTGTCCTCGGTAATGATGGCCACCGTGGGGGTACTCGTGGTCATCGCACTGTTGGTGTTTGTGAACTTTCGAAGGTATTCGACAGTTTCTGCCGAACAGCAAGTTTCTTCTTGA
- a CDS encoding DMT family transporter — MDSSLRRGSLEMVAAMLISGTIGWFVLVSGQPVLDVVFWRCVFGAVTLLAICAAFGFLHPGVISRTAFLLAIASGVAIVGNWLLLFASYARASIAIGTAVYNVQPFMLVGLAALFLGEKITLAKVTWLSVAFLGMLAIVSAHGAGQSNGEDYLLGIALALGAAFLYAIAALIIKRLSGTPPHLIALIQVTTGVLLLAPWVTLGGLPVEVPALASLLTLGMVHTGLMYVLLYSAIQRLPTALTGALSFIYPIAAILVDWVAFGHRLAPLQWLGVGLILLAAAGMQQGWWFRSARHPVGAGLPAKRPAR, encoded by the coding sequence ATGGACAGTTCATTGCGCCGTGGCTCGCTGGAAATGGTCGCTGCCATGCTGATTTCCGGGACCATTGGCTGGTTCGTGCTGGTGTCCGGCCAGCCGGTGCTGGATGTGGTGTTCTGGCGCTGCGTGTTCGGTGCCGTGACCTTGCTGGCGATTTGCGCCGCGTTTGGCTTTCTGCACCCGGGCGTGATCAGCCGCACGGCATTTTTGCTGGCGATAGCCAGCGGGGTGGCCATTGTCGGCAACTGGCTGCTGTTGTTCGCTTCATACGCCCGGGCGTCGATTGCCATCGGCACGGCGGTGTACAACGTGCAGCCGTTCATGCTGGTGGGGCTGGCGGCGCTGTTTCTGGGCGAAAAGATCACCTTGGCCAAGGTGACCTGGCTGAGTGTGGCGTTCCTCGGCATGCTGGCCATCGTCAGTGCCCATGGCGCTGGGCAAAGTAATGGCGAGGACTATCTGCTGGGGATTGCCCTGGCGCTTGGGGCGGCGTTTCTGTATGCAATCGCGGCCTTGATCATCAAGCGCCTGAGTGGCACGCCCCCGCACCTGATTGCGTTGATTCAGGTAACCACGGGTGTGTTGCTGCTGGCGCCATGGGTCACGCTTGGTGGGTTGCCGGTTGAAGTGCCGGCGTTGGCCAGCTTGTTGACACTGGGCATGGTGCACACCGGCCTGATGTATGTGCTGTTGTACAGCGCCATCCAGCGTTTGCCCACGGCCTTGACCGGTGCGCTGTCGTTCATTTACCCGATTGCGGCAATTCTGGTGGACTGGGTGGCGTTCGGGCACCGCCTGGCGCCGCTGCAGTGGCTGGGGGTGGGGTTGATCCTGCTGGCGGCGGCGGGGATGCAGCAGGGGTGGTGGTTCCGCTCGGCGCGGCATCCTGTAGGCGCGGGTTTACCCGCGAAGAGGCCCGCAAGGTAG
- a CDS encoding Lrp/AsnC family transcriptional regulator codes for MTDAIDQLLINALMEDSRRSLKALAQVSGLSAPSVSERLRRLEERGVLRGYTVEVDPRAFGYQLQAIVRIRPLPGKLQEVERQIIAIPEFTECDKVIGEDCFVARLHVRSMEQLDTLLDLMNVLAETNTAIIKKTPVKRRLPPMD; via the coding sequence ATGACCGATGCCATCGACCAATTATTGATCAATGCACTGATGGAGGACTCGCGCCGCTCGCTCAAGGCGCTGGCGCAGGTCAGCGGGCTGTCCGCACCCAGCGTCAGCGAGCGCCTGCGCCGGCTGGAAGAGCGTGGCGTGCTGCGCGGCTATACCGTGGAGGTCGACCCGCGCGCCTTTGGCTACCAGTTGCAGGCGATCGTGCGCATCCGTCCGCTACCGGGGAAGCTGCAGGAGGTGGAGCGCCAGATCATTGCCATCCCTGAGTTCACCGAATGCGACAAGGTCATTGGCGAAGACTGCTTCGTCGCCCGACTGCATGTGCGCTCGATGGAGCAGCTGGACACCCTGCTCGACCTCATGAATGTGCTGGCTGAGACCAATACCGCGATCATCAAGAAGACCCCGGTCAAGCGGCGGTTGCCGCCAATGGATTGA
- a CDS encoding histidine phosphatase family protein — MKLPTFFRRRRHLLLSLVLTAVAVPLALEAVESRARPVDGTQTLVFLRHGEKPGEGLGQLNCQGLNRALDLATVLPERFGKADYVFAANPTRHVEEGSRDESYSYIRPLMTITPSAIRLGLPVNIDYGANDTAELADELLSDKYRNATIYTAWSHGYLPELINTVAGKALGEERVITEDWSGEDFDTLYVLTLTWHDGKASLLSRNVRQGLNDGAHSCPT; from the coding sequence ATGAAGTTGCCAACATTCTTCCGTCGTCGCCGCCACTTGCTGCTGAGCCTGGTGCTCACAGCCGTCGCCGTACCATTGGCGCTGGAGGCTGTCGAAAGCCGGGCACGACCGGTGGATGGCACCCAGACCCTGGTGTTTCTGCGTCATGGCGAGAAGCCGGGCGAGGGGCTCGGGCAGTTGAATTGCCAGGGCCTCAACCGTGCGCTGGACCTGGCCACTGTACTGCCCGAGCGCTTCGGCAAGGCCGACTATGTGTTTGCCGCCAACCCCACGCGGCATGTCGAGGAAGGCAGCCGGGATGAAAGCTACAGCTACATCCGCCCATTGATGACCATCACCCCCAGTGCCATCCGCCTCGGCTTACCGGTGAATATCGACTACGGCGCCAACGACACCGCTGAACTGGCCGATGAGTTGCTGAGCGACAAATACCGCAATGCGACCATCTATACCGCCTGGTCCCACGGCTACCTGCCGGAACTGATCAACACGGTGGCCGGCAAGGCCTTGGGGGAGGAGCGGGTGATCACCGAGGACTGGAGCGGCGAAGACTTCGACACCCTCTACGTACTGACCCTGACCTGGCACGATGGCAAGGCCAGCCTGCTGAGCCGCAATGTGCGTCAGGGCCTGAATGACGGTGCGCATAGCTGCCCGACCTGA
- a CDS encoding FKBP-type peptidyl-prolyl cis-trans isomerase, translating to MSQELQIIDLVEGDGKAAVKGALITTQYTGWLADGSEFDSSWSRGKPFQCVIGTGRVIKGWDQGLMGMRVGGKRKLLVPAHLGYGERSVGAIPPNSDLTFEIELLEVLTRDD from the coding sequence GTGAGCCAAGAACTGCAGATCATCGACCTGGTCGAGGGTGATGGCAAAGCCGCCGTCAAAGGTGCCCTGATCACCACCCAGTACACCGGCTGGCTGGCCGATGGCAGCGAGTTCGACTCGTCCTGGTCGCGCGGTAAGCCGTTCCAGTGCGTGATCGGTACCGGCAGGGTAATCAAAGGCTGGGATCAAGGCCTGATGGGCATGCGCGTAGGTGGCAAGCGCAAGCTGCTGGTACCGGCGCACCTGGGGTATGGCGAACGCAGCGTGGGGGCGATCCCGCCGAATTCGGACCTGACCTTCGAGATTGAACTGCTGGAAGTGCTCACGCGGGATGATTGA
- a CDS encoding GFA family protein — protein sequence MALEKQGTCLCGDTRLTVTVDNTHISACHCSMCRKWTGGPLLVVHCSKPPLIEGRAPSVYDSSDWAQRAFCGRCGTHLYYRLKANDFHAVPVGLLDGDQAWDFDLQIFVEQKPAWYCFANQTKELSGQEVFEQNS from the coding sequence ATGGCCCTGGAAAAACAAGGCACCTGCCTGTGCGGCGACACGCGGCTGACGGTCACCGTCGACAATACCCATATCAGCGCTTGTCATTGCAGCATGTGCCGCAAGTGGACCGGCGGCCCGCTGCTGGTGGTGCACTGCAGCAAGCCTCCGCTGATCGAAGGGCGTGCGCCCAGCGTCTATGATTCGTCCGACTGGGCCCAGCGTGCTTTCTGTGGCCGCTGTGGTACGCACCTGTACTACCGGCTCAAGGCCAACGACTTCCATGCCGTGCCGGTCGGCCTGCTCGATGGCGACCAAGCCTGGGATTTCGACCTGCAGATCTTCGTCGAACAGAAGCCCGCGTGGTACTGCTTCGCCAATCAGACCAAGGAGCTGTCCGGCCAAGAGGTGTTCGAGCAGAACAGCTGA
- a CDS encoding PhzF family phenazine biosynthesis protein: MQLEIFQVDAFSTEPFGGNPAAVIPLESWLPDDVLQRIAEENNLSETAYFVRKGETFDLRWFTPTVEVDLCGHATLASAYVLFEQLGEQAQVLRFNTRSGELRVSRGTDGLLAMDFPAKQPVAVDTPAGLLQALGLSQAKAVYRSDDYVVVIDDAMLLETLKPDFVALSAFDVRGIAVTAAGRGFDFVTRWFGPRVGVNEDPVTGSAHTSLAPVWAQRLGKNVLSCEQGGARKGQLQCEVPGNGRVIISGRAALYLRGTAYI, translated from the coding sequence ATGCAACTCGAAATCTTCCAGGTCGATGCCTTTTCCACTGAACCGTTCGGTGGCAACCCGGCCGCAGTGATCCCGCTGGAAAGCTGGCTGCCGGACGATGTGCTGCAGCGCATCGCTGAAGAAAACAACCTGTCAGAAACAGCCTACTTCGTGCGCAAAGGCGAAACGTTCGACCTGCGTTGGTTCACCCCCACCGTGGAAGTCGACCTGTGCGGCCATGCTACCTTGGCCTCGGCTTACGTGCTGTTCGAGCAACTGGGTGAGCAGGCGCAAGTACTGCGCTTCAACACCCGCAGTGGCGAGCTGCGCGTCAGCCGCGGCACTGATGGCCTGCTGGCCATGGACTTCCCGGCCAAACAACCCGTAGCGGTGGACACGCCGGCGGGCCTACTGCAGGCGCTGGGCTTGAGCCAGGCGAAGGCGGTGTACCGTAGCGACGATTATGTGGTGGTGATCGATGACGCCATGCTGCTCGAAACGTTGAAACCCGACTTTGTTGCGCTGTCGGCCTTCGACGTCCGTGGCATTGCCGTGACCGCGGCAGGGCGTGGCTTTGACTTCGTCACCCGCTGGTTCGGCCCGCGGGTTGGGGTGAATGAAGACCCGGTAACCGGCTCGGCGCACACTTCGCTGGCACCGGTATGGGCCCAGAGGCTGGGCAAGAACGTGCTGAGCTGCGAGCAGGGCGGGGCACGCAAAGGGCAGTTGCAGTGCGAAGTGCCGGGCAATGGCCGCGTAATCATCAGTGGGCGGGCGGCGTTGTACCTGCGTGGTACGGCGTACATCTAG
- a CDS encoding 2-hydroxyacid dehydrogenase, with product MSKTVLVLVETVDDYLPMLEQAGYHLIRAPSPQLRADAIHRHAEEIDAVLTRGPLGLSATEIDALPRLQIICVIGAGYEQVDLAAAAARGITVTNGAGANAAAVADHTLALLLALLRDIPRADASTRRGEWNRVISPSVSGKRLGILGLGAVGLAIAKRAHLGFDMPVSYHSRTPRQDVPYAWYDSPRHLAEAVDILVVATPGGANTRHLVDAHVLQALGAEGYLVNIARASVVDTQALIAVLQRGQLAGAALDVFDDEPAVPDALKALPNTVLTPHVAGQSPEAARDTVALVLRNLQAFFAGEPVLTPVRP from the coding sequence ATGAGCAAGACAGTCCTGGTACTGGTGGAAACCGTCGACGATTACCTGCCCATGCTGGAGCAGGCCGGTTACCACCTGATCCGTGCCCCTTCGCCGCAACTGCGCGCCGATGCCATTCATCGCCACGCCGAAGAAATCGATGCGGTACTCACCCGTGGGCCGCTGGGGCTATCCGCCACCGAAATTGATGCATTACCCAGATTGCAGATCATCTGCGTGATCGGCGCCGGCTACGAGCAGGTCGACCTGGCCGCCGCCGCCGCACGCGGCATAACCGTCACCAATGGCGCCGGGGCCAATGCCGCAGCCGTCGCCGACCACACCCTGGCCCTGCTGCTGGCGCTGCTGCGCGACATTCCTCGTGCCGATGCCAGCACGCGGCGCGGTGAATGGAACCGGGTGATCAGCCCCTCGGTGAGTGGCAAACGCCTGGGCATTCTCGGCCTCGGCGCAGTGGGGCTGGCGATCGCCAAGCGGGCCCACTTGGGCTTCGACATGCCCGTCAGCTACCACAGCCGCACACCACGCCAGGATGTGCCCTATGCCTGGTACGACAGCCCTCGGCACTTGGCTGAAGCCGTCGACATCCTGGTGGTGGCCACCCCCGGTGGCGCCAACACCCGGCATCTGGTCGATGCCCACGTCCTTCAGGCCCTGGGCGCTGAAGGCTATCTGGTGAACATCGCCCGTGCCAGCGTGGTCGACACGCAGGCCCTGATTGCCGTATTGCAGCGTGGCCAGCTGGCTGGCGCCGCGCTGGATGTTTTCGATGACGAGCCAGCAGTGCCCGATGCACTCAAGGCCTTGCCCAACACTGTGCTCACACCCCACGTGGCTGGCCAATCGCCAGAAGCTGCGCGCGACACGGTGGCCTTGGTGCTGCGCAACCTGCAGGCGTTCTTTGCCGGTGAGCCAGTTTTGACCCCGGTACGCCCGTAG
- a CDS encoding cytochrome c-type biogenesis protein has translation MRRWLAAAVLGMSLAGVAKAAIDTYQFRDEAERERYQQLTKELRCPKCQNQDIADSNAPIAADLRREIFRMLGEGQSNQQIIDFMVDRYGDFVRYKPALSGRTWLLWFGPGILLAGGFVVLAVIVRRRRATAVQGADELSAEERERLAKLLEKEQTHD, from the coding sequence ATGAGGCGTTGGCTGGCAGCTGCGGTGCTGGGCATGAGCCTGGCCGGTGTGGCCAAGGCGGCTATCGACACCTACCAGTTTCGCGACGAGGCAGAGCGCGAGCGTTACCAACAGTTGACCAAGGAACTGCGCTGCCCCAAGTGCCAGAACCAGGATATTGCCGACTCCAACGCGCCGATTGCTGCCGACCTGCGCCGAGAAATCTTCCGCATGCTTGGCGAAGGCCAGAGCAACCAGCAGATCATCGACTTCATGGTCGACCGCTATGGCGACTTCGTGCGCTACAAGCCGGCGCTCAGCGGGCGTACCTGGCTGCTGTGGTTTGGCCCGGGGATCTTGCTGGCCGGTGGCTTCGTGGTGCTGGCGGTGATCGTACGCCGGCGCCGTGCTACGGCCGTGCAGGGCGCCGATGAGTTGTCTGCCGAAGAACGCGAGCGTCTCGCCAAACTGCTGGAAAAAGAACAGACCCATGATTGA